A section of the Candidatus Methylomirabilota bacterium genome encodes:
- a CDS encoding HEAT repeat domain-containing protein, translating to MTTSQLPQIVEGFLKEFLGAKKAVQLYPAGNPLATEWLQRLHRALENAQKEGLPGLLRIAPGRFEWDGGQLITRDPSLEAFRFELQTRRITEMAIDPGVESWELQEFLECLNMRQQDVEAAGGLPTLLGQRNVVHITLRGPLWGEGTGVAGGPVLAGSRLDLLEGLVNTILEALAEDFRTLTYDRLRLSAWFHELSHPGDRAEIVFRAVQMLIPLIEIEPDREIRYRTLNESLVSLPDPLRSTIVSAWLMPAVRTDLNVVNLLTRFSGDEFAELAGLIPANALEALRADIEALPAEEWKKARLSESLEDALAEKEVATAPIEALITDDDPGLLKLRDAAREGSAPEHILGHSISVFFHLIGETEAEAYPVFLVDALEEAVAEALSRDRLALALRILQSLGQADRLRPEWLVEHQRRLGLLHRRLSGRSHILLLADLLRRSESPDDVPSGAEYLRILGPEAIGEFIGVYAEDQDSAARSRMLDVLAAVGPGASSAIRAWVGDSRWLVARAMIALLARIGDASAFEAIEKVARYDHPHVRREVARALATLGGKRAMKPLLEYLADPDGEVRLTAIRALGNLMDAAAVGPLREFLATPTRTASDLLVKREMISALASIASPEARAVLEAIASRRLWPWQRNELTVRGLAEEAIKSMGPAPAGAREA from the coding sequence ATGACGACCTCGCAGCTCCCGCAGATCGTCGAAGGCTTCCTGAAGGAATTCCTGGGGGCCAAGAAGGCCGTCCAGCTCTACCCGGCCGGCAACCCGCTGGCCACCGAGTGGCTCCAGCGCCTTCACCGGGCTCTCGAGAATGCCCAGAAAGAGGGGCTCCCGGGACTCCTCCGCATCGCTCCCGGCCGCTTCGAGTGGGATGGGGGCCAGCTAATTACCCGTGACCCTTCGCTCGAGGCCTTCCGCTTCGAGCTGCAGACCCGCCGGATCACCGAGATGGCCATCGACCCCGGCGTGGAGTCCTGGGAGCTCCAGGAGTTCCTCGAGTGCCTCAACATGAGACAGCAGGACGTGGAAGCCGCCGGCGGGCTCCCGACCCTCCTCGGTCAGCGAAACGTCGTCCACATCACGTTGCGGGGGCCGTTGTGGGGTGAAGGCACGGGGGTGGCCGGCGGACCCGTCCTCGCCGGGAGCCGCCTCGATCTCCTCGAGGGCCTGGTCAACACCATCCTCGAGGCGCTGGCCGAGGATTTCCGGACGCTGACGTACGACCGCCTGCGGCTCTCCGCGTGGTTCCACGAGCTGAGCCATCCCGGCGACCGTGCCGAGATCGTCTTCCGCGCCGTGCAGATGCTCATTCCGCTCATCGAGATCGAGCCGGATCGGGAGATCCGCTATCGCACCCTGAACGAGTCCCTGGTGTCGCTCCCGGACCCCTTGCGATCGACGATCGTGAGCGCGTGGCTGATGCCGGCCGTGCGGACCGATCTCAACGTCGTGAACCTCCTCACCCGGTTCTCGGGCGACGAGTTCGCGGAGCTGGCGGGGCTCATACCGGCCAATGCCCTGGAGGCTCTTCGGGCCGACATCGAAGCCCTCCCGGCCGAGGAATGGAAGAAGGCTCGGCTGTCCGAGAGCCTGGAAGACGCGCTGGCCGAGAAGGAGGTCGCCACCGCGCCGATCGAGGCTCTCATCACGGACGACGATCCCGGGCTCTTGAAGCTCCGCGACGCCGCGCGGGAGGGCAGCGCGCCGGAACACATCCTCGGGCACAGCATCAGCGTCTTCTTTCACCTGATCGGCGAGACGGAGGCGGAGGCCTATCCCGTCTTTCTGGTGGACGCGCTCGAGGAGGCCGTCGCCGAGGCCCTGTCCCGTGACCGGCTCGCTCTCGCCCTGCGCATCCTCCAGTCCCTGGGCCAGGCCGATCGCCTCCGGCCGGAGTGGCTGGTGGAGCACCAGCGGCGCCTGGGGCTGCTCCACCGGCGCCTCTCGGGGCGCTCGCACATCCTGCTGCTCGCCGATCTTCTGCGCCGAAGCGAGAGTCCCGACGACGTTCCGAGCGGCGCCGAGTACCTCCGGATCCTGGGTCCGGAGGCGATCGGGGAGTTCATCGGCGTCTACGCCGAGGATCAGGACAGCGCCGCTCGCAGCCGGATGCTCGACGTCCTCGCCGCGGTCGGGCCCGGCGCGTCGTCCGCCATCCGGGCCTGGGTGGGTGACAGCCGGTGGCTGGTCGCCCGCGCCATGATCGCGCTGCTCGCCCGCATCGGCGATGCCTCCGCGTTCGAGGCTATCGAGAAGGTGGCCCGCTACGACCATCCCCATGTCCGCCGCGAGGTGGCTCGAGCCCTGGCGACGCTGGGCGGCAAGCGAGCGATGAAGCCGCTCCTCGAGTACCTCGCGGACCCCGACGGCGAGGTACGGCTCACGGCGATCCGCGCCCTCGGAAACCTGATGGACGCGGCGGCGGTGGGTCCGCTCCGTGAGTTCCTGGCCACCCCGACCCGGACCGCGTCCGATTTGCTCGTCAAGCGCGAGATGATCTCGGCGCTGGCTTCGATCGCGAGCCCGGAGGCCCGCGCCGTCCTGGAGGCGATCGCCAGCCGCCGCCTCTGGCCCTGGCAGCGAAACGAGCTGACGGTCCGGGGCCTCGCCGAGGAGGCGATCAAGTCGATGGGGCCGGCGCCAGCCGGCGCCCGGGAGGCCTGA
- the murQ gene encoding N-acetylmuramic acid 6-phosphate etherase → MSSARPTRRAPRVRRGQPDYAALPTEQANRRTRRLDRMRLLALVATITAEDRRAAASVAAVRRPLTRAVEAVTTALRDGGRLIYVGAGTSGRLGVLDAAECPPTFGVPPGRVVGIIAGGRRALWRAVEGAEDRASDARQAVARLRVGPRDVVCAICASGVTPFALAALTAARRRGARTVAVTCAPSPRLQALAEITIAPRVGPEVVAGSTRMKAGLATKMVLHTLTTAAMVRLGKVYGNLMVDVRPTNRKLRARALRIVGALTGLSALTAGALLRRAGGRPKVAIVMHRRHVSRETARRLLRAHGDDLGALVGDSRRAPARAGTRS, encoded by the coding sequence GTGTCCAGCGCCCGACCGACCCGCCGCGCGCCCCGGGTTCGCCGCGGCCAGCCCGATTATGCCGCCCTTCCCACCGAGCAGGCCAATCGCCGGACCCGCCGCTTGGACCGGATGCGGCTCTTGGCGCTGGTGGCGACGATCACCGCCGAGGACCGGCGGGCGGCGGCCAGCGTGGCCGCCGTGCGGCGGCCGCTCACGCGGGCGGTCGAAGCCGTGACCACCGCGCTCCGCGACGGCGGCCGCCTCATCTACGTCGGGGCCGGCACGAGCGGACGGCTCGGCGTCCTCGACGCGGCCGAGTGCCCTCCGACTTTCGGGGTCCCACCCGGGCGCGTCGTCGGGATCATCGCCGGCGGTCGCCGGGCGCTCTGGCGGGCGGTGGAGGGAGCCGAGGATCGGGCCTCCGACGCCCGCCAGGCGGTGGCGCGCCTTCGGGTGGGACCTCGGGACGTCGTCTGCGCGATCTGCGCGAGCGGTGTCACGCCCTTCGCGCTGGCGGCCCTCACCGCGGCGCGACGACGCGGGGCGCGAACGGTGGCGGTGACCTGCGCCCCGTCGCCGCGGCTCCAGGCCCTGGCCGAGATCACGATCGCGCCGCGGGTGGGGCCTGAGGTCGTGGCGGGCTCGACCCGGATGAAAGCCGGCCTCGCCACCAAGATGGTCCTCCACACCCTCACCACGGCGGCGATGGTCCGGCTGGGGAAGGTCTACGGCAACCTGATGGTCGACGTCCGGCCCACGAATCGGAAGCTCCGGGCCCGCGCGCTCCGCATCGTCGGCGCGCTGACCGGCCTGTCGGCCCTCACAGCCGGCGCGCTCCTCCGACGGGCCGGGGGGCGTCCGAAGGTGGCGATCGTCATGCATCGGCGGCATGTGTCCCGGGAGACGGCGCGGCGCCTGCTCCGCGCGCACGGCGACGACCTCGGCGCGCTGGTCGGGGATTCCCGCCGTGCGCCGGCCCGGGCCGGGACGCGGTCCTGA
- a CDS encoding LuxR C-terminal-related transcriptional regulator → MLMSVMSRKERDLTPRENEVLRLVAEGWTSKEIASHLGISPKTVEVFRQNLLRKGGAKNSVQLVLTARARGWLGSAEPVAQT, encoded by the coding sequence ATGCTGATGAGTGTGATGTCGAGAAAGGAACGTGACCTGACGCCGCGCGAGAACGAGGTGCTGAGGCTGGTCGCCGAAGGCTGGACCTCGAAGGAGATCGCCAGTCACCTCGGGATCAGCCCGAAGACCGTCGAGGTCTTCCGCCAGAACCTCCTCCGGAAGGGCGGCGCCAAGAATTCCGTCCAGCTCGTCCTGACCGCGCGGGCCCGCGGGTGGCTGGGTTCCGCGGAGCCGGTGGCGCAGACCTGA
- a CDS encoding HD domain-containing phosphohydrolase has translation MASISELPRDQIEQVFAQLNGLLRLAGLYPSRHPQIQRAQQGFLQALAGCLEYQSALEYRFLGDLLIAGNRILPRESMMYRRFLEVCQAERGIGAIIFHYGVTETEIEALAEILGSGSPADVAGWAEKKGVTHIVLEPPAKREEQTSEVMARRAYFGAVEMLRTVEAGILRREPVTVEQLSSLRVLTSAILEQILADPSLVLRLANIKSYDEYTLYHSVNVCVLSISIGAMLGLPDGDLRELAVAAILHDLGKITIPVEILQKSRPLEESEWAVMRRYPLRGADMLSRIPGFNRIPMIVAFEHQIREDRLGYPSVSTTWELHPFSQIVGVADAYDSMTTLRKHKRPLPALRALAVLRQAGQQAYDPRLVRILERIIRSTPVGPVRTTPGSPATAAPGPAR, from the coding sequence ATGGCGTCGATCAGCGAGCTGCCGCGTGACCAGATCGAGCAGGTCTTCGCCCAGCTCAACGGCCTGCTCCGGCTGGCCGGCCTCTACCCGTCCCGGCATCCTCAGATCCAGCGCGCCCAGCAGGGGTTCCTGCAGGCGCTGGCCGGCTGCCTCGAGTACCAGAGCGCCCTCGAGTACCGCTTCCTCGGCGACCTCCTGATCGCGGGAAACCGGATCCTCCCCCGGGAGAGCATGATGTACCGCCGGTTCCTGGAGGTCTGCCAGGCCGAGCGCGGCATCGGCGCGATCATCTTCCACTACGGCGTGACCGAGACGGAGATCGAAGCGCTCGCCGAGATCCTCGGCAGCGGCAGCCCGGCCGACGTCGCTGGCTGGGCCGAGAAGAAGGGTGTGACCCACATCGTCCTCGAGCCCCCGGCCAAGCGCGAGGAGCAGACCAGCGAGGTCATGGCCCGTCGCGCGTACTTCGGAGCGGTGGAGATGCTGCGCACCGTCGAGGCGGGGATCCTCCGGCGGGAGCCGGTCACCGTGGAGCAGCTTTCGTCCCTACGCGTCCTCACCTCGGCCATCCTGGAACAGATCCTGGCCGACCCCTCCCTGGTGCTGAGGCTGGCCAACATCAAGTCTTACGACGAGTACACGCTCTATCACTCCGTGAACGTGTGCGTCTTGTCGATCAGCATCGGAGCCATGCTCGGGCTGCCGGACGGCGACCTGCGTGAGCTGGCCGTCGCGGCCATCCTCCACGACCTGGGGAAGATCACCATTCCGGTGGAGATCCTGCAGAAGAGCCGGCCACTCGAAGAGTCCGAGTGGGCCGTCATGCGCCGCTATCCCCTCCGGGGCGCCGACATGCTCAGCCGTATTCCTGGATTCAACCGGATCCCGATGATCGTGGCCTTCGAACACCAGATCCGGGAAGATCGGCTCGGCTACCCGTCAGTGTCGACGACCTGGGAGCTCCACCCCTTCAGTCAGATCGTCGGAGTGGCCGACGCCTACGACTCGATGACCACGCTCCGGAAGCACAAGCGGCCGTTGCCCGCCCTCCGGGCGCTGGCCGTGCTGCGACAGGCCGGTCAACAGGCCTACGATCCCCGCCTCGTGCGGATTCTCGAGCGGATCATCCGCTCCACGCCCGTCGGGCCGGTTCGCACGACCCCGGGCAGTCCGGCCACCGCCGCCCCGGGCCCCGCGCGGTAA
- the mmsB gene encoding 3-hydroxyisobutyrate dehydrogenase, with the protein MTSIGFIGIGNMGLPMVTNLLGAGYKVEVFDLRSEALEAAAARGASTGKSAADTAGRVEVLITMLPNSPDVEAAYLGPNGILEGARRGLTCIDMSTIDPATTRRVGERLAAAGVRLVDAPVSGAVPRAVEGTLTIMVGGETALVESVRPILSTMGRNVIHVGPLGSGEVAKICNNLIAGVSMIAVAEAFTIGIRAGVDPKVLHDVIAKSSGDCWALQHNCPVPGLVPKAASNNGFAAGFMTDLMAKDLSLARAAARDLGTTCFTGGLAHELYTLASRHGLGRKDFSSVIRLLTGSRE; encoded by the coding sequence ATGACCTCGATCGGCTTCATCGGCATCGGCAACATGGGCCTCCCCATGGTCACGAACCTCCTCGGGGCCGGCTACAAGGTGGAGGTCTTCGACCTCCGCTCCGAGGCCCTAGAGGCGGCAGCGGCTCGGGGCGCCTCGACCGGGAAGTCCGCCGCCGACACGGCGGGCCGCGTCGAGGTGCTCATCACCATGCTGCCGAACTCGCCCGACGTGGAGGCCGCCTACCTCGGTCCCAACGGCATCCTGGAAGGAGCGCGGCGGGGACTCACCTGCATCGACATGAGCACGATCGATCCCGCGACGACGCGCCGGGTGGGGGAACGCCTGGCCGCCGCCGGAGTGCGGCTTGTGGACGCGCCGGTCTCGGGTGCGGTGCCCCGCGCCGTCGAGGGCACACTGACCATCATGGTGGGCGGTGAGACCGCGCTGGTCGAATCGGTCCGGCCCATCCTGAGCACGATGGGCCGGAACGTGATCCATGTGGGTCCCCTCGGCTCCGGCGAGGTCGCCAAGATCTGCAACAACCTGATCGCCGGGGTCTCCATGATCGCGGTGGCCGAGGCGTTCACCATCGGCATCCGGGCCGGGGTGGACCCGAAGGTCCTCCACGACGTCATCGCCAAGAGCTCGGGCGACTGCTGGGCCCTCCAGCACAATTGCCCGGTGCCGGGGCTCGTTCCGAAGGCCGCGTCGAACAACGGGTTCGCCGCCGGGTTCATGACGGACCTGATGGCCAAGGACCTCTCGCTGGCGCGGGCGGCGGCGCGCGACCTCGGGACGACGTGCTTCACGGGCGGGCTGGCTCACGAGCTCTACACCCTGGCCAGTCGCCACGGCCTCGGACGGAAGGATTTCTCCTCGGTCATCCGGCTCTTGACGGGCTCTCGGGAATAG
- a CDS encoding anhydro-N-acetylmuramic acid kinase, whose protein sequence is MSLDPLAAFVALRGVSPRRIVGLMSGTSADGVDAALVEVEGAGETTRIRVVAFATHPYPSSLRSRVLALGEATAEELLRAHYEVGEEFARAALMVIGPAQDRGLAVHLIGSHGQTARHHPRSASTGGRGATLQVGEPAIIAERTGLPVVADFRPRDVAAGGEGAPLVPLVDWLLFRSPGRVRACLNLGGIANVTVLSDGAADVRAFDLGPANMPLDLVVSAWTSGAETFDRDGTRAACGRVDGDLVRELLGHPFLTARPPKSTGRETFGAAFVRPLLDRFAGQEADLLATLTRFVAEAVADGLRRHVPQRIDEVLASGGGARNRTLMGALGEALAPVPVRSLEEFGMDPEAKEAVAFAVLANETLFGRPGNLPASTGAAGPRVLGKIVLP, encoded by the coding sequence GTGAGCCTCGACCCCCTGGCGGCGTTCGTGGCCCTCCGCGGGGTGAGCCCGCGGCGGATCGTGGGGCTCATGTCGGGCACGAGCGCCGACGGCGTCGACGCGGCGCTGGTCGAGGTGGAAGGGGCGGGCGAGACCACGCGCATCCGCGTCGTCGCGTTCGCCACCCACCCGTACCCGTCCTCGCTCCGCAGTCGGGTGCTCGCGCTCGGCGAAGCCACGGCCGAGGAGCTCCTCCGCGCCCACTACGAGGTCGGAGAAGAGTTCGCGCGCGCGGCGCTCATGGTCATCGGACCGGCGCAAGATCGGGGCCTCGCCGTTCACCTGATCGGCTCCCACGGCCAGACCGCCCGCCACCACCCCCGGTCCGCCTCCACCGGTGGCCGGGGGGCCACCCTCCAGGTCGGCGAGCCGGCCATCATCGCCGAGCGGACCGGCCTGCCCGTGGTGGCGGACTTCAGGCCACGCGACGTCGCCGCCGGCGGGGAGGGCGCCCCGCTCGTGCCGCTGGTGGACTGGCTCCTCTTCCGGAGTCCCGGGCGGGTCCGGGCGTGCCTGAACCTTGGCGGCATCGCCAACGTGACCGTGCTCAGCGACGGTGCGGCGGACGTGCGCGCCTTCGACCTCGGGCCGGCCAACATGCCGCTCGACCTCGTGGTGTCGGCCTGGACGAGCGGCGCCGAGACGTTCGACCGCGACGGAACCCGGGCCGCCTGCGGGCGGGTCGACGGCGACCTCGTGCGGGAGCTTCTCGGTCACCCGTTCCTGACCGCCCGGCCGCCCAAGTCTACCGGGCGCGAGACCTTCGGCGCGGCGTTCGTGCGCCCCCTCCTGGACCGCTTCGCCGGTCAGGAGGCCGATCTCCTGGCGACCCTCACGCGCTTCGTGGCAGAAGCGGTCGCAGACGGGCTCCGGCGTCACGTCCCACAGCGGATCGACGAGGTGCTCGCCTCCGGCGGGGGTGCCCGAAACCGGACGCTCATGGGAGCCCTCGGCGAAGCCCTGGCGCCCGTCCCCGTGCGGTCGCTGGAGGAATTCGGCATGGATCCCGAGGCGAAAGAGGCGGTGGCGTTCGCCGTGCTGGCGAACGAGACCCTCTTCGGCCGGCCGGGAAACCTTCCCGCCTCGACCGGCGCTGCAGGGCCTCGGGTGCTGGGCAAGATCGTCCTGCCCTGA